One segment of Nostoc piscinale CENA21 DNA contains the following:
- a CDS encoding class I SAM-dependent methyltransferase, whose translation MEKSGPNFFDDEAVFATYMQHRQRVDTANDTLEKPVLMDLIQPITDKRILDIGCGDAAIGRELLHQGAASYIGIEGSHKMANLAHQTLANTSGKIILQTIEDWTYPQVAFDLVISRLALHYVADLALIFTKVFDAIAPSGQFVFSVEHPVITSCDRGWIGGTLRHGWIVDNYFKTGLRVTNWLGGTVKKISPHGRRIFSSPSKHWIHHYGSA comes from the coding sequence ATGGAGAAGTCAGGCCCAAACTTTTTTGATGATGAAGCAGTTTTTGCAACCTATATGCAACATCGTCAACGTGTAGATACGGCTAATGATACGCTGGAAAAGCCAGTGTTGATGGATCTCATTCAACCCATTACTGACAAACGTATCCTGGATATAGGGTGTGGCGATGCAGCAATTGGGCGTGAACTTCTCCACCAGGGAGCGGCGAGCTATATTGGCATCGAAGGCTCACATAAGATGGCTAATCTTGCACATCAAACACTAGCAAACACTTCTGGCAAAATTATTTTGCAAACGATTGAGGATTGGACGTACCCGCAGGTAGCATTTGATTTAGTGATATCAAGACTTGCCCTACATTATGTCGCTGATCTGGCGCTAATTTTTACCAAAGTCTTTGATGCGATCGCCCCATCGGGACAGTTTGTGTTTTCGGTGGAACATCCGGTGATTACGTCGTGCGATCGCGGCTGGATAGGTGGTACGCTCCGCCACGGTTGGATTGTCGATAACTATTTCAAAACCGGACTGCGAGTGACAAACTGGCTTGGTGGCACAGTAAAAAAAATATCACCGCACGGTCGAAGAATATTTTCATCTCCTTCAAAACACTGGATTCATCATTACGGATCTGCGTGA
- a CDS encoding DNA polymerase III subunit gamma/tau has product MPYEPLHHKYRPKSFAELVGQEAIATTLVNAIRTTKIAPAYLFTGPRGTGKTSSARILAKSLNCLKSDKPTAEPCGVCDVCQGITKGYSLDVIEIDAASNTGVDNIRELIEKAQFAPVQCRYKVYVVDECHMLSTQAFNALLKTLEEPPKHVVFVLATTDPQRVLPTIISRCQRFDFRRIQIEAMVKHLNAIAWKESIDISEAAVTLVAQISQGGLRDAESLLDQLALLSGQVTPERVWDLVGSVSERDLLALLSAIAQDNPETILDCSRHILDRGREPLTILQNLANLYRDLLIAKTAPNRQDLIACTPQTWAALVELAQNLHISTILAGQQHLRTAEIQIKNTTQPRLWLEVTLLGLLPSASIQSAATVVVPKVNIPAPQNNHHPSPLLTETAAPPPSNPQPISPPPHTAPLNQSPVQPVTAEVIPANPQPVSPAPPVQKPEPVAAEATPETAQPDLTEIWQQVLSNIQLLPRRALLGQMCHLIEFNGNSARVGVKPAWYDKVKSDLTMIAGAFQQTVNRNVEVSLEKATAATASPPKKEPSTNNSNGVHKPSLPQKNNHHPAATPQAFTPPPVPAPPPVTPPPVKPEYSTNGNGTAHIQSPPQPTENSSEEWEEVTRAAQHLAQFFDGQIVRFADDGSDLSGSITPSDWVEEVEVDD; this is encoded by the coding sequence ATGCCTTACGAACCCCTGCACCACAAGTATCGCCCAAAGAGTTTTGCTGAACTGGTGGGGCAAGAGGCGATCGCTACCACCCTAGTTAATGCTATCCGTACAACTAAAATTGCCCCGGCGTATTTGTTCACTGGGCCAAGAGGTACGGGTAAAACATCTAGCGCCAGAATTCTCGCCAAGTCCCTCAATTGTCTCAAAAGTGACAAACCCACCGCCGAACCTTGTGGGGTATGCGATGTCTGTCAGGGAATCACCAAAGGCTACTCTTTAGACGTAATAGAAATTGATGCCGCCAGTAACACTGGTGTCGATAATATCCGCGAACTCATCGAAAAAGCACAGTTCGCCCCAGTGCAGTGTCGGTATAAAGTGTACGTGGTCGATGAATGTCACATGCTCAGTACGCAGGCGTTCAATGCGTTACTAAAAACACTAGAAGAGCCGCCTAAACATGTAGTCTTCGTTCTCGCAACCACCGACCCACAAAGAGTTTTACCTACAATTATTTCTCGATGTCAGAGGTTCGATTTTAGACGTATCCAAATAGAGGCGATGGTGAAGCATTTAAATGCGATCGCCTGGAAGGAAAGTATTGATATTTCGGAAGCAGCTGTTACTTTAGTCGCCCAAATTTCCCAAGGTGGGTTGCGGGATGCAGAAAGTTTACTTGACCAATTAGCCTTATTATCAGGGCAAGTCACACCGGAAAGAGTCTGGGATTTAGTCGGTTCTGTTAGTGAACGCGACTTGTTAGCCTTATTGAGTGCGATCGCTCAAGATAACCCAGAAACAATCTTAGATTGTAGCCGCCACATTCTCGACCGAGGACGAGAACCACTCACTATTCTGCAAAATCTCGCCAACCTCTACCGTGACTTACTCATTGCTAAAACAGCCCCCAATCGCCAAGACTTGATAGCTTGTACTCCACAAACTTGGGCAGCCTTAGTTGAGTTAGCCCAAAACTTACACATCAGCACAATCTTGGCAGGACAACAACATCTGCGAACAGCAGAAATTCAAATTAAAAATACTACCCAGCCGCGTTTGTGGTTAGAAGTAACATTACTCGGATTATTACCCAGCGCCAGTATTCAGTCAGCAGCCACAGTTGTTGTCCCAAAAGTCAATATCCCAGCACCACAAAATAATCATCACCCATCACCACTACTAACCGAAACAGCTGCTCCTCCACCTTCAAACCCCCAACCTATATCACCACCGCCTCACACTGCACCTTTAAATCAGTCACCTGTACAACCAGTTACCGCAGAAGTCATACCTGCAAACCCGCAACCCGTATCACCAGCACCGCCAGTACAAAAACCTGAACCTGTCGCCGCAGAAGCCACACCAGAAACTGCACAACCAGACTTAACCGAAATTTGGCAGCAAGTACTGAGTAATATTCAGTTACTTCCCCGTCGGGCATTATTAGGGCAAATGTGCCATCTGATTGAGTTTAACGGTAATAGTGCGCGTGTAGGTGTCAAACCTGCATGGTATGACAAAGTTAAATCTGACCTCACCATGATTGCTGGTGCTTTTCAGCAGACTGTGAATCGCAACGTTGAAGTCAGCCTAGAAAAAGCCACAGCCGCAACTGCTTCTCCCCCAAAAAAAGAACCATCAACCAATAATTCTAATGGGGTTCACAAACCTTCTCTGCCCCAAAAAAATAACCATCACCCAGCAGCAACACCCCAAGCATTTACACCGCCACCAGTACCAGCGCCACCACCAGTTACACCGCCACCTGTAAAACCAGAATATTCCACAAATGGTAATGGTACTGCTCACATCCAATCTCCCCCACAACCCACAGAAAATTCATCAGAAGAATGGGAGGAAGTAACAAGAGCCGCCCAACATTTAGCACAATTTTTCGATGGGCAGATTGTCCGCTTTGCCGATGATGGTTCCGATTTATCTGGTTCTATCACTCCGTCGGATTGGGTAGAGGAAGTGGAGGTTGATGATTAA
- a CDS encoding CHAT domain-containing protein, with protein MLTQLWQWLKTHSNQPTSSKQTLKTVSEQEMVEPPPELTNADLELLFTQLLEGVHQGRGQQWAIKYLQRMEDRISTERWIDWLLIYGERLLISPGPPNQQLASQMIQLGELNIGKVGELSYDIGIRLMTSHTNDWDEDAEEQPVVSTTNEATNTPGQDLLRNLGESLWEYEELPPPATAQSPENAVNQVPDMTSSSEVSTENVAEIIWEYTGEEFVVSTIPPADPAEKTDIPIWEYSGEAFTTTSEETTTDNLAASLWGDPAAELTDSPPPLEYATENTDIPTWDYTEETATDNLAASLWGDTAAKSANNPPPETEKVNTYTGEAFTTAPSQERTTTTWEYTAEEFSPPAAVAFLTPAAEDVIGNLAELSLEYPDEQARLVRTGVAENAWDQYLANLDPTVAYTLDELLGRLDQSAHLVQQLAINLTTQSSPALPTTPNPVNTAIQAQAWFYQGLQQAKTGDLAGAIASYDRAIELQPESPEYWFNRGLTLFHLERFAEAVAAYDTAIDLKPDHYKAWYNRGGTLGELGLFAEAIASFSQAIEIHPNYPEAWASRALALLKLGQVWEAITSYDQALELQPQDPETWYYRGIALAVNEQYEEAIASYNQALELQPDYYEVWIDRGVVLFNLRQWSEAIASWDKALAAQSDFYLAWYNRGVALDNLGRREEAIASYEKAIAIKPDFHLAWYNQAVALFYLERYTEAIVAYDNALQIKLDYWEAWIGRGTAIGHVPESHVLNLLTTVAINYPALRQGGYTGKLASYEQGLKHIRPDTHPEGWGRLHLAIGNTHYEQGKKQPASRQHWRKSVFEYNQALLTLSWEGFPQLHLEILQSLVKVLLGLGQITQAQELQQRAANLLQALLSDAARSDENKKQLALKFAGIGQLGVDFLVESGDLVEAWELAEQIKNACLQWLLFGWQNEIYFLNYNSVQELLNPNTAIIYWHISPSALHTFIIKDGAPSPILVFIPVQARGNTLANNKPLQELPLPEATQRLIAFEHWLEDWHRTYQDYCEQAQDPQTKGNHVWRAQMEQRLLNLQKILEISTITQELEGITNLILIPHRDLARLPLHLLFNLPNSDAEFLNLPSRFITNYLPSIQVGLNLQPKNIDNWQEQILLSIESPAQTNYAPPKFAKLESEVITQMFEHPQRIQAEAVTKTTVEKALADNYNILHFTGQVINNFINQNKSELTLAGEDKLTIAEICPKNLTSYNLVFLSACKFASHFNQNITTEYVSLVNGFLCGGVPQVISTLWNVESSASALLIIEFYRRLQVNKSPATALTEATTWLQEVTAGELAIWYENLIKTLHPDELRIRTYLATHLYRISKIVPERKPYNHPYYWAGFIITSRN; from the coding sequence ATGCTCACGCAGTTATGGCAGTGGCTTAAAACACATTCAAACCAGCCCACTAGTAGTAAACAGACTTTAAAAACTGTTAGCGAACAGGAAATGGTAGAACCACCTCCTGAATTAACTAATGCTGATTTGGAACTTCTGTTTACCCAACTGCTAGAAGGGGTACATCAAGGACGAGGACAACAATGGGCAATCAAATATCTCCAACGGATGGAAGACCGAATTAGTACCGAACGTTGGATAGATTGGTTACTCATTTATGGTGAACGATTGTTAATCTCCCCTGGGCCGCCTAATCAGCAGTTAGCCTCCCAGATGATCCAACTAGGGGAACTCAATATCGGCAAAGTTGGTGAACTTTCCTATGACATTGGTATTCGTTTAATGACGAGTCATACCAATGACTGGGACGAAGATGCTGAGGAACAACCTGTTGTCTCGACAACGAATGAAGCAACGAATACTCCTGGACAAGATTTACTGCGGAATTTGGGCGAATCGTTATGGGAGTACGAGGAATTACCACCTCCAGCAACTGCACAATCTCCAGAAAATGCAGTTAATCAGGTTCCAGATATGACATCATCCTCGGAAGTTTCTACAGAGAATGTCGCAGAAATTATTTGGGAGTATACAGGAGAAGAATTTGTAGTTAGTACAATACCGCCAGCAGATCCCGCAGAAAAGACAGATATCCCGATTTGGGAATATTCTGGGGAAGCATTTACCACCACATCAGAGGAAACTACCACAGATAATTTAGCCGCTAGTCTTTGGGGTGATCCCGCAGCAGAATTGACAGATAGTCCACCACCTCTAGAATACGCCACAGAAAACACAGATATTCCCACTTGGGACTATACAGAGGAAACGGCAACAGATAATTTAGCCGCTAGTCTTTGGGGAGACACCGCCGCAAAATCGGCAAATAATCCACCCCCAGAGACAGAAAAAGTGAATACATATACTGGCGAAGCATTCACCACCGCACCATCTCAGGAAAGGACAACAACAACCTGGGAATACACCGCAGAAGAATTTTCACCCCCCGCAGCCGTGGCTTTTTTGACTCCGGCGGCAGAAGATGTGATTGGTAATTTGGCTGAATTGTCACTAGAATATCCTGATGAACAAGCCAGATTGGTGCGAACAGGTGTTGCTGAAAATGCTTGGGATCAGTATCTGGCAAATTTAGATCCCACTGTTGCCTATACTTTAGATGAATTATTGGGCAGGTTGGATCAAAGCGCCCATTTAGTACAGCAATTGGCAATTAATCTGACAACACAATCTAGTCCTGCTTTGCCGACTACGCCGAATCCAGTTAATACGGCGATTCAAGCCCAAGCTTGGTTTTATCAAGGTTTACAACAAGCCAAAACGGGGGATTTGGCAGGTGCGATCGCATCTTACGACCGCGCCATTGAATTACAACCGGAATCCCCTGAATATTGGTTTAATCGTGGCTTGACTTTGTTCCATTTAGAACGGTTTGCGGAAGCGGTGGCGGCTTATGACACAGCAATTGACCTGAAACCAGACCATTACAAAGCTTGGTACAATCGTGGCGGTACTCTGGGAGAATTGGGATTATTTGCAGAAGCGATCGCTTCTTTTAGTCAAGCGATTGAAATTCATCCTAATTACCCCGAAGCCTGGGCGAGTAGGGCTTTGGCGCTGCTGAAGTTGGGGCAAGTGTGGGAAGCTATTACCAGTTACGATCAAGCTTTAGAATTGCAACCCCAAGACCCGGAAACCTGGTATTACCGAGGTATTGCTTTAGCTGTTAATGAACAATATGAAGAAGCGATCGCTTCTTACAATCAAGCGTTAGAACTGCAACCCGATTATTACGAAGTTTGGATTGACCGGGGTGTGGTGCTGTTTAATTTGAGACAGTGGTCAGAGGCGATCGCTTCTTGGGATAAAGCCCTGGCTGCCCAATCAGACTTTTATTTGGCTTGGTATAACCGGGGTGTGGCGCTAGATAACTTAGGTAGGCGGGAAGAAGCGATCGCCTCCTACGAAAAAGCGATCGCCATTAAACCAGACTTTCATTTAGCTTGGTACAATCAAGCAGTCGCTCTGTTTTATTTAGAACGCTATACTGAGGCGATCGTTGCTTACGACAACGCCCTACAAATCAAACTGGATTATTGGGAAGCTTGGATTGGTCGAGGGACAGCAATTGGTCATGTACCAGAAAGTCATGTCTTAAATTTATTAACTACCGTCGCCATCAATTACCCTGCTTTAAGACAAGGCGGTTATACAGGTAAACTCGCCAGCTATGAACAAGGGTTAAAACATATCCGTCCAGATACTCACCCAGAGGGTTGGGGTAGATTACATCTGGCGATTGGTAATACCCATTATGAGCAAGGTAAAAAACAACCCGCATCTCGTCAACATTGGCGAAAATCTGTATTTGAATATAACCAAGCCCTGTTAACTCTCAGTTGGGAAGGATTTCCCCAATTACATTTAGAAATACTGCAATCTTTAGTCAAAGTTCTGTTAGGTTTAGGGCAGATTACCCAAGCCCAAGAATTACAACAACGGGCGGCTAATTTATTGCAAGCATTGTTGAGTGATGCTGCACGTTCTGATGAAAATAAAAAACAGTTGGCGCTAAAATTTGCGGGAATTGGGCAATTAGGCGTTGACTTTTTAGTAGAATCGGGTGATTTAGTAGAAGCTTGGGAATTAGCAGAACAAATCAAAAATGCTTGTTTGCAGTGGCTATTATTTGGCTGGCAGAATGAAATTTATTTTCTGAATTATAACTCAGTTCAAGAGTTACTGAACCCCAATACGGCAATTATTTATTGGCATATTAGCCCATCTGCACTGCACACATTTATTATTAAAGATGGCGCTCCTTCGCCAATTTTGGTGTTTATTCCGGTGCAAGCAAGAGGTAATACATTAGCAAATAATAAGCCTTTACAAGAGTTACCATTACCAGAAGCAACACAAAGACTGATTGCTTTTGAACATTGGTTAGAAGATTGGCATAGAACTTATCAAGATTATTGTGAACAAGCCCAAGACCCCCAAACTAAAGGCAATCATGTTTGGCGAGCGCAGATGGAACAAAGGCTGTTAAATCTGCAAAAAATTCTGGAAATTTCCACAATTACGCAAGAGCTAGAAGGGATTACCAACCTCATTTTAATTCCTCACCGCGATTTAGCCAGATTGCCTTTACATCTGTTGTTTAATTTGCCTAATTCTGACGCAGAATTTCTCAATCTTCCCTCAAGATTCATTACAAATTATCTGCCTAGCATCCAAGTAGGATTAAACTTACAACCCAAAAATATAGATAACTGGCAAGAACAGATATTACTGAGTATTGAATCTCCAGCACAGACAAATTATGCACCACCAAAATTTGCCAAGTTGGAGTCAGAAGTCATTACCCAGATGTTTGAACATCCCCAACGCATTCAAGCAGAAGCAGTTACTAAAACTACTGTCGAAAAAGCGTTAGCTGATAATTACAATATCTTGCATTTTACAGGGCAAGTTATCAACAATTTCATTAACCAGAATAAATCAGAATTAACATTAGCAGGAGAAGATAAACTCACTATTGCAGAAATCTGCCCAAAAAACCTCACTAGTTACAATTTAGTATTTCTATCGGCATGTAAATTTGCAAGTCATTTTAACCAAAATATCACTACTGAATATGTCTCTTTGGTGAATGGTTTTCTGTGTGGTGGAGTTCCCCAAGTGATTAGTACTCTGTGGAATGTGGAATCATCAGCGAGTGCGTTATTAATTATCGAATTTTATCGCCGCCTGCAAGTCAACAAATCACCAGCTACGGCTTTAACAGAAGCAACTACATGGTTACAAGAAGTCACCGCCGGAGAATTGGCTATTTGGTATGAAAACTTAATTAAAACTCTGCATCCAGATGAGTTAAGAATTAGAACTTATTTAGCTACTCATTTATATAGAATTAGCAAAATAGTTCCTGAGAGAAAGCCTTATAATCATCCTTATTATTGGGCAGGTTTTATCATTACAAGCAGGAATTAA
- a CDS encoding substrate-binding domain-containing protein has translation MVYEQIKAKLPQRFFPKPENPPVVEPEPILTPLTPQAPTTIGVDIIYRKYRCWTGNTLGCEWPKNTIEHNPTAKTCQNCGFPAIIPTKTEFRGYKGRYRIDKYIGNRGLGRLYQGIQLTDQQPAIIKEYLLPQLAFKPEETRDRKQAFEHLAGLSLADGRLQDIRLNFPWDAISDPIAERCYLVTNGNIDAYPTLKTYLKATNKPMSEREVYRVLDQGLQTLQFLHGQKFSLPTGQIQQGIAHGNINLDSLLIMADTAEFFIHLTDLALWENLFNLSTSKPVISTAAKDLVDLGYVAFYLLQGNILDANIDPRKEQYWQGITLEFKAFLFRLLELDKPFNNAEEAREALLQVYQVLPREILVITEQAETPKPKLYRPSILLLSILGVLLFCGLILWLVQRWKSPETAMEEPVVCCLKSVTGIPAGKFNYTGEKDSTWSFIRRQSNLILQNQTLEEKLKESQPKLQLKYQPEDSIEQAIASVKDKQKDFAIANMVEALTPELKHQEFAYDGLVVFVAFSYSKRDKSLPRALNGQISIQQLQDLYTGKINNWQQLKGANLPNLPINLYIPKDAETIRIFEQRVLRNEEAIATFRYLKQQQQSNTSFTYSGINITSLSTLEMLQKVLRDFEEDNIGSIGFATLSQVFGQCSAYPLAIADKDKAAVQTLVQDNGKSIDPNTDLCDDKGSYQPNIQVFKTGSYPLSYPLVVLYAGDNSRPPIGQKFAEMLRTAEIQQILEKTGLVPLSRQ, from the coding sequence GTGGTTTATGAACAAATCAAAGCCAAATTACCGCAGAGGTTTTTCCCGAAACCAGAAAACCCCCCAGTTGTAGAACCGGAGCCGATTTTAACTCCTTTAACTCCGCAAGCACCAACGACTATAGGCGTGGATATCATCTACCGCAAATATCGCTGCTGGACAGGAAATACTTTAGGCTGCGAATGGCCGAAAAACACAATAGAACACAACCCGACGGCTAAAACTTGTCAAAACTGTGGTTTTCCGGCGATTATACCTACTAAAACTGAATTTCGAGGATATAAAGGGCGATATCGCATAGATAAGTATATCGGAAATCGCGGTTTAGGGCGTTTATATCAGGGAATACAACTAACCGACCAACAGCCAGCAATTATTAAAGAATATTTATTACCCCAATTGGCTTTTAAGCCGGAAGAAACCAGAGATAGAAAACAAGCCTTTGAACATCTGGCTGGTTTGAGTTTAGCTGATGGAAGACTTCAAGATATTCGATTGAATTTTCCTTGGGATGCAATTTCTGATCCAATTGCCGAACGCTGCTATCTTGTTACTAATGGTAATATCGATGCTTATCCTACTCTCAAGACATACTTAAAAGCTACTAATAAACCAATGTCTGAAAGGGAAGTGTATCGTGTGCTTGACCAAGGATTACAAACTCTGCAATTTCTCCACGGTCAAAAATTTAGTCTACCGACTGGACAAATACAACAGGGAATTGCTCACGGTAATATTAATTTAGATAGTCTGCTAATTATGGCAGATACCGCAGAATTTTTTATTCATTTAACAGATTTAGCCTTATGGGAGAATTTATTTAATTTATCAACTAGTAAACCTGTGATTTCGACTGCGGCGAAAGACTTAGTTGATTTAGGCTATGTAGCTTTTTATTTATTGCAAGGTAATATTTTAGATGCAAATATTGACCCCAGAAAAGAACAATATTGGCAAGGAATAACTCTTGAGTTTAAAGCTTTTTTATTCCGCCTTTTAGAATTGGACAAGCCCTTTAATAATGCGGAAGAAGCCAGAGAAGCATTATTACAAGTTTATCAGGTTTTACCAAGAGAAATATTAGTAATTACAGAACAAGCAGAAACACCCAAGCCAAAACTTTATCGACCGTCGATATTACTATTAAGTATTTTGGGGGTATTATTGTTCTGTGGATTAATATTGTGGCTAGTCCAGAGATGGAAATCTCCAGAAACTGCGATGGAAGAACCAGTGGTTTGCTGTTTAAAAAGTGTGACTGGTATACCTGCGGGTAAATTTAACTATACTGGTGAAAAAGACAGTACTTGGAGTTTTATCCGACGACAAAGCAATTTAATTTTGCAAAATCAAACGCTAGAAGAAAAGTTAAAAGAAAGCCAGCCAAAATTGCAGTTAAAGTACCAACCAGAGGATAGTATAGAACAAGCGATCGCCAGCGTCAAAGACAAGCAAAAAGATTTTGCGATCGCTAATATGGTAGAAGCATTGACTCCAGAGCTAAAACATCAAGAATTTGCTTATGATGGTTTAGTGGTATTTGTAGCTTTTAGTTACTCCAAGCGCGATAAAAGTCTACCACGAGCTTTGAATGGTCAGATTAGTATTCAGCAACTACAAGATTTATATACAGGTAAGATTAATAATTGGCAACAATTAAAAGGAGCAAATTTACCTAATTTACCAATTAACCTTTACATACCAAAAGACGCAGAAACTATCAGAATATTTGAACAGCGAGTACTCAGAAATGAAGAAGCGATCGCAACTTTCCGTTATTTAAAGCAACAGCAACAATCAAACACATCTTTTACCTATTCTGGCATCAATATCACATCTTTATCAACCTTAGAAATGCTACAAAAAGTCCTGCGGGACTTTGAAGAAGATAATATTGGTAGTATTGGTTTTGCTACACTCAGTCAAGTATTTGGTCAGTGTTCTGCTTATCCTTTGGCTATAGCAGATAAGGATAAAGCCGCAGTACAAACTTTAGTACAAGATAACGGGAAATCAATAGACCCTAATACTGATTTATGTGATGATAAAGGCAGTTATCAGCCTAACATCCAAGTATTTAAAACAGGTAGCTATCCCCTCAGCTATCCATTAGTTGTATTGTATGCGGGGGATAACAGCCGTCCTCCCATCGGTCAAAAATTTGCGGAAATGCTAAGAACCGCAGAAATACAGCAAATATTAGAGAAAACTGGTTTAGTACCACTAAGTCGTCAATAA
- a CDS encoding phage tail protein, with protein MANTSRELNYVTANRFYVEIESNITACFTECQGLGVNIKTEKFSEGGVNNQQRVLLSPADFSDVTLKRGITNDLTFWNWMNKILSGAIERRNVNILVFNQAGETMQCWTLIGAVPISWKAPGLSADSSTVAIEELTLTYEGLKVDKTRSGGASILSGRDSSGSFASN; from the coding sequence ATGGCTAATACTAGCCGAGAATTAAACTACGTTACTGCTAATAGATTTTATGTAGAAATTGAGAGTAATATTACCGCCTGTTTTACAGAATGCCAAGGCTTAGGTGTGAATATCAAAACTGAAAAATTTTCTGAAGGTGGTGTGAATAATCAACAACGAGTTTTGTTAAGTCCCGCAGATTTTTCTGATGTTACTCTCAAACGAGGAATTACAAATGACTTAACCTTCTGGAATTGGATGAATAAAATTTTAAGTGGCGCAATAGAAAGGCGTAATGTCAATATTTTAGTGTTTAATCAAGCAGGCGAAACCATGCAATGTTGGACTTTAATTGGTGCTGTACCTATCTCATGGAAAGCACCAGGTTTAAGTGCTGATTCTAGCACAGTTGCTATTGAAGAATTAACTTTGACTTATGAAGGCTTAAAAGTTGATAAAACAAGGTCTGGCGGTGCATCAATTTTGTCAGGACGCGACAGTTCAGGTTCATTTGCTAGTAATTAA